In Nematostella vectensis chromosome 11, jaNemVect1.1, whole genome shotgun sequence, a genomic segment contains:
- the LOC5518363 gene encoding uncharacterized protein LOC5518363 isoform X5, protein MTSKEPLDDLEVDKIPIRVTALINYDPFEAKFCASLYWLVFRATEDGGLEDIPSQVTSPIQRDSERRISIRPEVINFLVNGEVYGKVCDAIFKSRDLVMGHWAVIQTLSRHGFYVVENGDIAVTDSALQQRKPFRKSTHLALMDALMTAYSSQVITVQQVVQAVRRFASFNASRELPFDLEDALLLWVNKICTTLNESHLKQQKQHAEQLLQNQDKAKRFRFRRDQLQPKIQSLFPVIDDLLKDLSDGQCLLAIIMFYHPDAIKFEDIHFGRELSTDQMVHNVELFRSRCSQHICTSALVLTLEDILYSSQAMKPNLIALLAEIFHRCEIDTNTVREEKKKRCRSASGVLEETDHTPSYEPRPSARSSSAPMLASDIISAASPALGKRLMDLSKAKAQRSSSIPERLSTHQDPGVDEGKSRSETELNSARKNSSGSPFQLDFTARYETRESDNKDEGGFSDAQNPFSGIFQKPVLAREGRKHSAPSVLAAGGSPRVKPRGVEPRLTRRPKQKQRTLALEDWEMGEDDGDDSVLQRFLKEVHLTDLHRSQSLTGLDKNEAEPRRSFHAWQENSSSDTNLAATAGKGTNISLDFKAPRRQADGHGMRGGVTAVGKPRDDFMSQDSLYSCSPKSTDSLNMKPTVAPRAKDSSSSSGVADSVRSEASARELHEFEEEEARILARGSASSEEIRESRVNPAFDVTDEDVLNASVSSEDMNRFRMEVMQRLTQDKIRDIEHERQQQALRNSIEEDCARANLREENPPVGEGVGVSDSHGGVVEDEELLSPITETTEPEHSMNYVLGTDSSPPSHPSTAPSSPLSPLDVAPFTPMFFMTSPANTIEKKKYKTRAEKGQSLLGEDLPPGGRGEEPMPSVTPRKVIIKREKSGSTRSASFEQLIRGSYTVDQMSAAAATAAGIPVIDSEMTPGSRGNSTLVESPQTRGATSDSGKEPNATSQTGTGDVRIPPRPARDIPDSLENSPPSPGIHSRISQSRKPTASQAGDDIVIFDRKSTSDHDIDRHVSRDVQVEVRDAYAHDLSDHSKRDAPLRDNDEQFRTYSRKKQHASLESSIEAPCSPRSASKPVISGEMNGGPRASHVIEETEEGQFDDDGVEDQLSGRVEGVESSSHRHGDQVDARFVRSQFGDEDRTNNSARFATFNKQTRPQSIASPRHHGSSSPLNGFDSGHIAAMSEQFGEYNRQDRPHSYASPRHDAPASPSGRNAELGRFATFRKQGETPGESRGFSQHKGGHPGGFKSGSVEPDQQVLAPGPSSPRSAQPSGRSPEEPNSSLGRFATFRKPPEVQRFSIPQYYENCATNGALEHPGYSTEGAAHRHSTLGFERQHVNQTGNPQEGVMSPRDGDGGSAVTMRAAHAGRISWSDSASDGSTAGLHDAFDKKSQSRDQLVPSPSNRKSPGSSPGARISWVTAAKSGFSGQVVLNDRGEIEETASDEEQDEEKVNSKQLSLLKMQFEEKRRHIETEKRRNQEQWEEERRKLGQTAFWYMIGRTKGEEVATGSGENQVTQATQPFNIVPSSSKQPPPEPASSGQPSPPVGMSTPIECMSPRVTYQPPLVENGPQGPPSFGHGYHPKSTPQKPGYQSPGVHPEFQSPGVHPPTVNSRTGFQFPPSHQEVRSQAPQATHHIPQAIHRTQQDPQRIQQEARDAPQEEMETVEFRLSNFPPNVRPGSEPTSAVTATSPSSSPPHRKCWSVNPTVPPSPPVFVPPVPVEAEKPGTEGIDVTTPADLEVEGDNKKGFSMFISEDKAQVAEGLTPEQQKRRDKFLKMRQKRQEEDKAKKEAEMEKKRRREERQREAEAQKKLEEERRQQEEEIRRARLQQERLSRASDGAGNDGYATYRPGSGSNLAPAQDDHSAFAEFSGPQCYVKPSGKSNRKLIVNAISYVCLSGTVNKDAKERCLQAISESNGYHFMVLFKDGLKFRGLYSFNPENEQLYKVFGIGPRVITAKMIDNLYKYSSGGKEFVKIHSKTLSISVDGLSIMKQYWQSSKPAVQSKTMSNIKRPPKPPR, encoded by the exons ATGACCTCTAAAGAACCCCTCGACGATCTCGAAGTTGACAAGATTCCCATTCGAGTCACGGCACTCATAAACTATGACCCTTTTGAG GCTAAGTTCTGTGCCTCCTTGTACTGGTTAGTATTCCGTGCTACAGAGGATGGTGGCCTTGAAGATATCCCATCTCAAGTGACAAGCCCCATACAGAGAGACTCTGAG CGACGGATATCTATTAGGCCAGAAGTAATCAACTTTTTGGTCAATGGTGAGGTTTACGGCAAGGTGTGCGATGCCATATTCAAAAGTAGGGACCTTGTGATGGGCCATTGGGCTGTCATTCAAACCCTATCACGGCACGGATTCTACGTAGTGGAGAATGGAGATATCGCTGTCACAGACTCTGCACTTCAACAGAGAAAGCCATTTAGAAAA TCGACCCACCTTGCGCTGATGGATGCCCTCATGACAGCTTACTCCTCACAGGTCATCACTGTTCAGCAAGTGGTACAGGCCGTCAG GAGGTTTGCATCATTCAATGCATCACGAGAACTCCCGTTTGATCTGGAGGATGCGCTGCTGCTTTGGGTCAACAAAATCTGCACCACACTGAATGAGTCGCACCTTAAGCAGCAGAAGCAGCATGCCGAACAGCTGCTGCAGAACCAAGACAAGGCCAAAAG GTTCAGGTTCCGTCGCGACCAGCTCCAGCCCAAGATTCAGTCGTTATTCCCTGTGATTGACGATCTGTTGAAAGACCTGAGTGATGGCCAGTGCCTCTTAGCGATCATCATGTTCTACCATCCAGATGCCATTAAGTTTGAGG ATATCCACTTTGGCCGCGAGTTAAGCACGGATCAAATGGTGCACAACGTGGAGCTGTTCCGGTCCCGGTGCAGTCAGCACATCTGCACCTCCGCACTTGTCCTCACTCTGGAAGATATCTTGTATTCCTCGCAAGCCATGAAGCCCAACCTTATAGCGCTCCTCGCAGAGATCTTCCACAG atgtgAAATCGATACAAATACTGTCCGCGAAGAGAAAAAGAAGCGCTGTCGCAGCGCCTCGGGAGTACTGGAGGAAACCGACCACACCCCTTCCTACGAACCACGCCCAAGCGCCCGTAGCTCCAGCGCACCCATGCTGGCATCCGACATTATTTCCGCAGCCTCGCCCGCTCTGGGCAAACGGCTCATGGACCTATCAAAAGCAAAGGCACAGCGCTCGTCATCAATACCTGAAAGACTTTCGACCCATCAGGACCCCGGCGTGGATGAGGGGAAATCCCGCAGCGAAACGGAGCTCAACTCCGCACGAAAGAACTCGTCTGGTTCACCCTTTCAGCTTGATTTCACGGCCCGGTACGAGACACGGGAGTCGGATAACAAGGATGAAGGGGGGTTCAGCGACGCGCAGAACCCCTTCAGCGGGATCTTCCAGAAGCCGGTGCTGGCGCGGGAGGGGAGGAAGCACAGTGCGCCGAGTGTGCTGGCGGCGGGCGGGAGCCCTAGGGTGAAGCCCCGGGGGGTGGAGCCCCGCCTTACCCGCAGACCCAAGCAGAAGCAGCGGACGCTGGCTCTGGAAGATTGGGAGATGGGGGAAGACGATGGAG ATGACAGCGTGCTTCAGAGATTCCTAAAAG AGGTGCACTTGACGGATCTGCACCGTTCCCAATCCCTCACGGGCCTGGATAAGAACGAGGCTGAACCGCGACGGTCGTTCCACGCATGGCAAGAGAACAGCTCATCGGACACTAACCTCGCCGCCACTGCGGGCAAGGGCACCAACATCTCGCTGGACTTCAA ggCACCTCGGAGGCAAGCAGATGGTCACGGCATGCGTGGTGGCGTGACAGCAGTGGGAAAGCCACGGGACGACTTCATGTCTCAGGACAGCCTGTACTCGTGCAGTCCAAAGTCCACGGACAGCCTCAATATGAAGCCTACCGTAGCACCACGTGCCAAGGACAGCTCCAGCAGCTCGG GAGTCGCCGATAGCGTAAGAAGTGAGGCATCAGCACGAGAGCTTCACGAATTCGAAGAAGAAGAAGCAAGGATCCTCGCCCGAGGCAGCGCTAGCTCTGAGGAAATCCGCGAAAGCAGGGTAAACCCCGCATTTGACGTCACGGACGAGGATGTGCTAAATGCAAGCGTAAGCAGCGAGGACATGAATCGGTTCCGCATGGAAGTCATGCAAAGATTAACCCAGGATAAGATACGGGACATCGAGCATGAGCGTCAGCAGCAAGCCTTGAGGAACTCCATAGAGGAAGACTGCGCAAGGGCTAACCTACGCGAGGAGAATCCCCCCGTTGGGGAGGGAGTTGGGGTCAGTGATAGCCACGGTGGCGTTGTTGAGGACGAGGAGCTATTATCACCCATTACTGAAACAACGGAACCTGAGCATTCAATGAATTACGTACTTGGTACCGATTCGTCCCCACCCTCCCATCCCTCTACTGCTCCCAGTAGTCCGTTGTCCCCCCTGGACGTGGCCCCGTTCACGCCAATGTTTTTCATGACGTCACCTGCGAACacaatagaaaagaaaaagtacAAAACGCGCGCAGAAAAGGGGCAGAGCCTATTGGGCGAAGACCTGCCCcccggggggaggggagaggagcCCATGCCCTCAGTCACCCCACGTAAGGTTATCATTAAACGCGAGAAGAGCGGTTCTACGCGCAGCGCGTCCTTCGAGCAATTGATCCGAGGCAGCTACACGGTGGATCAAATGTCCGCCGCGGCCGCAACGGCTGCTGGGATACCTGTCATTGATAGTGAAATGACTCCTGGATCACGTGGCAATAGCACCCTTGTGGAAAGCCCACAGACCAGAGGTGCCACGTCGGACTCAGGCAAGGAACCTAATGCGACCAGCCAAACTGGCACCGGGGATGTAAGGATCCCTCCGAGGCCCGCTAGGGACATCCCGGATTCACTGGAAAATAGTCCCCCGTCGCCCGGTATTCACTCACGCATCAGCCAATCACGAAAGCCCACTGCTTCTCAGGCGGGCGACGATATTGTTATCTTTGACCGGAAGTCGACATCTGATCACGATATTGATCGACATGTGTCACGTGATGTCCAAGTCGAGGTACGTGATGCATATGCTCATGACTTGAGTGACCACAGCAAGCGTGACGCCCCTTTGCGTGACAATGACGAACAATTCCGGACGTACTCTCGAAAAAAGCAGCACGCATCGCTAGAATCCTCCATTGAGGCGCCTTGTTCGCCACGCAGCGCCAGCAAACCAGTGATCAGCGGAGAAATGAACGGCGGACCACGTGCCTCGCACGTGATTGAGGAGACGGAAGAGGGGCAATTCGATGATGACGGAGTAGAGGACCAACTGTCAGGGAGGGTCGAGGGCGTGGAGTCGTCATCTCATCGCCATGGTGATCAGGTCGACGCACGATTCGTCCGCAGTCAATTCGGCGACGAGGACCGCACAAACAATTCTGCGCGCTTTGCCACGTTTAATAAACAGACTCGACCCCAAAGCATAGCTAGCCCGAGACATCATGGCTCTTCTAGTCCTCTTAATGGGTTTGATTCTGGGCATATCGCAGCCATGTCTGAACAATTTGGGGAATATAATAGGCAAGACCGGCCTCATAGTTATGCTAGCCCTAGACATGATGCTCCAGCTAGCCCAAGTGGGAGGAACGCGGAGCTGGGTAGATTTGCAACATTTAGGAAGCAAGGCGAAACTCCCGGAGAGTCCAGAGGATTCAGTCAACACAAGGGGGGACATCCTGGTGGCTTTAAGAGTGGATCTGTCGAACCAGATCAACAGGTTTTAGCCCCTGGCCCATCGAGTCCGCGGTCAGCACAGCCGAGTGGCCGATCTCCAGAAGAGCCGAACTCTAGTCTCGGAAGGTTTGCGACTTTTCGTAAGCCCCCCGAAGTCCAGCGTTTCTCGATTCCTCAGTATTACGAGAATTGCGCAACAAATGGAGCCTTAGAACATCCGGGTTACTCCACCGAGGGCGCAGCTCACCGGCACAGCACACTAGGGTTTGAAAGACAACATGTCAATCAAACTGGAAATCCTCAG GAGGGAGTGATGAGCCCGCGGGATGGTGACGGTGGCTCAGCAGTTACTATGCGCGCGGCTCATGCAGGCAGGATTAGCTGGTCCGATTCTGCTTCGGATGGATCAACCGCTGGTCTCCATGATGCTTTCGATAAAAAG TCTCAATCACGTGATCAGCTAGTGCCCAGCCCCTCCAATCGCAAAAGTCCCGGTTCAAGTCCTGGAGCCCGCATTAGCTGGGTGACAGCGGCAAAGAGCGGATTTAGCGGTCAGGTGGTGTTGAATGACAGAG GTGAGATTGAGGAGACGGCCTCTGACGAAGAGCAGGATGAAGAGAAAGTGAACTCCAAACAATTGTCTTTGCTCAAAATGCAATTCGAAGAAAAGCGAAGACACATCGAGACTGAGAAAAGACGGAATCAGGAACAGTGGGAAGAGGAGCGCCGGAAACTGGGCCAGACTGCCTTTTGGTATATGATTGGTCGAACTAAAGGAGAAGAAGTGGCTACTGGGAGTGGTGAG AACCAAGTTACTCAAGCAACCCAGCCTTTCAACATCGTGCCGTCAAGCAGCAAACAACCCCCTCCTGAGCCTGCAAGCTCTGGCCAGCCGTCGCCTCCTGTCGGAATGTCCACTCCTATTGAATGCATGTCACCGCGTGTTACTTACCAGCCCCCCTTGGTCGAAAACGGACCACAGGGTCCACCGTCATTCGGCCACGGCTACCATCCTAAGAGTACTCCCCAAAAACCGGGTTACCAGTCTCCAGGCGTACATCCTGAATTCCAATCCCCTGGCGTGCACCCACCCACAGTAAATTCAAGGACTGGATTCCAGTTTCCACCAAGCCATCAAGAGGTCCGGTCACAAGcgccacaggcaacccatCATATTCCACAGGCAATTCATCGTACTCAACAGGACCCCCAACGTATTCAACAAGAAGCTCGAGATGCACCGCAGGAAGAAATGGAGACGGTTGAATTCAGGCTGTCGAATTTTCCACCAAATGTGCGCCCGGGTAGTGAACCAACAAGCGCTGTGACGGCCACGAGTCCATCTTCATCACCTCCTCATCGTAAATGCTGGTCCGTTAATCCCACtgtccctccctcccctccggTATTCGTGCCCCCTGTGCCTGTAGAGGCCGAGAAGCCTGGAACCGAGGGGATAGATGTTACCACTCCGGCGGACCTCGAGGTAGAAGGGGACAATAAGAAGGGATTTTCTATGTTCATAAGCGAAGACAAGGCACAAGTAGCAGAG GGTCTGACTCCTGAGCAGCAAAAGCGAAGAGACAAGTTCCTGAAAATGCGCCAGAAGAGACAGGAGGAGGATAAGGCGAAAAAAGAAGCCGAGATGGAGAAAAAGAGAAG ACGCGAGGAGAGGCAGCGCGAAGCTGAAGCGCAGAAGAAACTTGAGGAGGAACGCCGGCAACAGGAGGAGGAAATAAGGCGAGCACGGTTGCAGCAGGAGAGACTGAGCCGAGCTTCCGACGGCGCAGGGAATGATGGTTACGCAACGTACCGACCGGGGTCTGGGTCCAACTTGGCCCCAGCTCAAGACGACCACTCGGCATTTGCTGAGTTCAGCG GTCCCCAGTGTTACGTCAAACCGAGCGGAAAGTCCAACCGGAAGTTGATAGTCAACGCTATATCGTACGTTTGTCTGTCTGGGACGGTGAACAAGGACGCCAAGGAACGCTGTCTGCAG GCGATTTCCGAGTCCAACGGCTACCACTTCATGGTGTTGTTCAAAGACGGTCTGAAGTTCCGTGGACTTTATTCGTTTAACCCAGAAAATGAACAG TTGTACAAGGTTTTTGGAATCGGCCCTCGAGTTATCACCGCCAAAATGATCGATAACCTTTACAA GTACAGCAGTGGCGGGAAAGAGTTCGTCAAGATCCACTCCAAGACGCTTTCCATTTCAGTGGACGGTCTCTCCATTATGAAGCAGTATTGGCAGTCTAGCAAACCAGCCGTTCAGTCCAAAACTATGTCAAATATCAAACGACCTCCCAAACCTCCACGATGA